A DNA window from Mesoplasma coleopterae contains the following coding sequences:
- a CDS encoding F0F1 ATP synthase subunit delta → MVLKDNVIDNWANALTKIAVKENKVKKMLEEAHVLIEVLKNKNEFVDILTFKSAHDEEKRIKIIDDTFGQFNIDQDIMNAFKILVHMQAFVNARDILKRLRGKLVELDNMTYGVVWSTEEISAKQIKEIEEKMSKKINKEVKLVNKIDPKLIAGIQVVVHNKVYDGSLRSKLDEMKYQVLKEK, encoded by the coding sequence GATAACGTTATTGATAATTGAGCAAATGCTTTAACAAAAATTGCTGTAAAAGAAAACAAAGTCAAAAAAATGTTAGAAGAAGCACATGTGCTAATTGAAGTTCTAAAAAATAAAAATGAATTTGTTGATATTCTTACTTTTAAATCAGCACACGATGAAGAAAAAAGAATCAAAATAATTGATGATACTTTTGGTCAATTTAACATTGATCAAGATATCATGAACGCTTTTAAAATATTAGTTCATATGCAGGCATTTGTTAATGCTAGAGATATTTTAAAAAGATTAAGAGGAAAACTTGTTGAATTAGACAATATGACTTATGGTGTAGTTTGGTCTACTGAAGAAATCTCAGCTAAACAAATTAAAGAAATTGAAGAAAAAATGTCTAAAAAAATTAATAAGGAAGTTAAATTGGTTAACAAAATTGACCCTAAATTAATTGCAGGTATTCAAGTAGTTGTTCATAACAAAGTTTATGATGGCTCATTAAGAAGTAAACTTGATGAAATGAAATATCAAGTATTGAAAGAAAAATAG
- the atpA gene encoding F0F1 ATP synthase subunit alpha, protein MALNIKEISEVIEKQIKNYGKDIIEAEQGSVVTIGDGVSLIYGLDKALMGELLIFPNDVYGMVLSLEEGAVGAVILGDYKLIKEGDIVKRTGKVVETPVGDAMIGRVVNALGQPIDNNGPIKTKKFKPVEKIATGVMARKSVSQPLETGILGIDASIPIGKGQRELIIGDRQTGKTAVAIDTIINQKGKNVKCIYVSIGQKDSTIAQVVEKLKKYGAMEYTTVVNAGASDSAPLQYLAPYTGVTIGEEWMENGEDVLIVYDDLSKHAVAYREMSLLLRRPPGREAYPGDVFYLHSRLLERAARVNEKFGGGSITALPIIETQASDISAYIPTNVISITDGQIFLSSDLFMAGIRPAINIGPSVSRVGSSAQIKAVKQVSGTLKLELAQYYELEAFSKFGSDLDESTKATLDHGARIIQMLVQRQYSPLNQIDEAIILFAIKSHLIKWIPLENIRDFKTEIITFFNNEKEAKALKAELAKKLEWSADLESGIQKEIEKLVVKFTSTLNNYNPTIFGDEKEFKKLGK, encoded by the coding sequence ATGGCATTAAATATTAAAGAAATCTCTGAAGTTATTGAAAAACAAATAAAAAACTATGGTAAAGACATTATCGAAGCTGAGCAAGGTAGTGTTGTTACTATTGGGGATGGTGTTTCTTTAATTTACGGATTAGACAAAGCTTTAATGGGTGAATTATTAATTTTCCCTAATGATGTTTATGGTATGGTTTTAAGTCTTGAAGAAGGTGCAGTTGGTGCTGTTATTCTTGGGGACTATAAACTTATCAAAGAAGGTGACATTGTTAAACGTACAGGTAAAGTTGTTGAAACACCTGTTGGTGATGCAATGATTGGTAGAGTTGTTAATGCATTAGGTCAACCAATTGATAACAATGGACCAATCAAAACTAAAAAATTTAAACCAGTTGAAAAAATTGCAACTGGAGTTATGGCTCGTAAATCAGTTAGTCAACCTCTAGAAACAGGTATTCTAGGAATTGATGCTTCTATTCCAATTGGAAAAGGTCAACGTGAGTTAATCATTGGTGACCGTCAAACTGGTAAAACAGCTGTTGCTATTGATACAATAATTAATCAAAAAGGTAAAAATGTTAAATGTATTTATGTATCAATTGGACAAAAAGATTCAACAATTGCGCAAGTTGTTGAAAAGCTTAAAAAATATGGTGCAATGGAATATACTACTGTTGTTAATGCAGGAGCTAGTGATTCAGCGCCATTACAATACTTAGCACCTTATACAGGTGTAACTATTGGTGAAGAATGAATGGAAAATGGTGAAGATGTTTTAATTGTTTATGATGACTTGTCTAAACATGCGGTAGCTTACCGTGAAATGTCTCTTCTATTAAGAAGACCACCAGGTCGTGAAGCTTACCCTGGTGATGTTTTCTACTTACACTCACGTCTTTTAGAAAGAGCAGCTAGAGTTAATGAAAAATTTGGTGGTGGATCAATTACAGCACTACCAATTATTGAAACTCAAGCAAGCGATATTTCAGCATATATTCCAACAAACGTTATTTCAATTACTGATGGACAAATTTTCTTATCAAGTGATTTATTCATGGCAGGTATTAGACCAGCTATTAATATTGGTCCTTCAGTTTCTAGGGTTGGTTCATCAGCACAAATTAAAGCTGTTAAACAAGTCTCAGGAACATTGAAATTGGAACTAGCACAATACTATGAATTGGAAGCTTTTTCAAAATTTGGTTCAGACTTAGACGAATCAACAAAAGCTACTTTAGATCATGGGGCAAGAATTATCCAAATGTTAGTTCAACGTCAATATTCACCTTTAAATCAAATAGATGAAGCAATTATTTTATTTGCAATTAAATCTCACTTAATTAAATGAATTCCTTTAGAAAACATTAGAGATTTCAAAACTGAAATAATTACATTCTTTAATAATGAAAAAGAGGCGAAAGCTTTAAAAGCTGAATTAGCTAAAAAACTTGAATGAAGCGCTGATCTTGAAAGTGGAATTCAAAAAGAAATTGAAAAATTAGTTGTTAAATTCACTTCTACTTTAAATAACTACAACCCTACTATTTTTGGGGATGAAAAAGAATTTAAAAAATTAGGTAAGTAA